In Bacillus rossius redtenbacheri isolate Brsri chromosome 11, Brsri_v3, whole genome shotgun sequence, the DNA window taaaataaatctgtaagAATTATTGTGCTTGAAAAAATTTACTAATGTTGAAAGGTACAAAATACATCATAATGGaaaaatgagtaactaataacatttcaaaaattagaagttaacttttcttttttttttgtacaaaatttgGTACAAAtcacatgcaaaataaattattttcattgaatttaatattcaGATTACATATTTGTCATTAGAATTCAGTTTTGATTGACTAAGtataattatattcataaatttaattgcattttggtgcCTATGGTGTGTTGACATTTTTTCCGGGGTTTATTGCAATACACCATACAATCTTGTCCCTAATTATTACCTCTATGTTCTGAAACTGTCATTATGAAGTTCCTAATAAGCACATGTATTTAACCACCATTTTCAGATCAGGAAGAACGATCGCGGTCTGTCGATGCTTTCCGCAAAGGCCATAAAGATGTGCTTGTGGCTACTGACGTGGCATCGAAGGGTCTCGACTTTGAAAATGTACAGCATGTCATCAACTATGATATGCCAGATGATGTGGAAAATTATGGTGAGTAGTAAGTCAAGTGAAGATAAGGGGTAATGACTTTGTGATGCTGAAAGACTTGATTattgtccaaaaaaataattttgtgtacaGCAAAATCTCATTACAATGTGCATAGTTTTGATACCTAATAGTGAAAGTACTTTATActgaaatgttattaaatttaaaatctctcacagggatccaaaaaaaaatattttaaagtggaCCTGTAAATACATACTATTTCTCCCTTTTCATAACATTTCCTTGTTAATAAGTGTATGAATTTCCGAGTACCTTCAGAACAGTCCCAATTGAtgctctcactttttttttatacccTCAAAAGCTGTAAAACTGGATTCCTCCGTCACATCTCTCGGGTTCAATCCTTAACTGCATTCTTTTCTCCGTAGTGCATCGTATCGGGCGAACTGGTCGGTCAGGAAAGACTGGAATCGCCACAACGTTCATCAACAAAGCCAACGACGAATCAGTGCTCCTGGATCTCAAACACCTGCTGATGGAAGCTAAGCAGAAAGTCCCGCCCTTCCTGGCATCGCTGCAATCCGAGAACGAGAAGTACCTGGACCTGGGAGGTGAGCATTACATCCATAAACGAGAAAAGATGATAACGCCTTGTACTAGTACATCGGGCTGCTCGCTTCGTAACCATGCCAAAAGTCATAATATTCACTTTTACTGGTCACTTGTATGTAAACTTTTGTTTTGCTTTCACAGATGAAAGAGGATGCAGCTACTGCGGTGGTCTGGGCCACAGAATCACAGACTGTCCCAAATTGGAAGCCATACAGAACAAACAGGCGTCAAACATTGGTCGCAGAGATTACCTGGCCAGCAACGCTGCAGATTATTAACTTGTGCAAACTGTCAGCATAAGTTTTGAGCAATTTGATGTAAATTATGGAacctattaaataatttttttttatgtttaaaaaacattttaaacttaattttttttcttagtaaCTTTGTTGACATTAAATAAATCCATTCCCCAACACAAAACCAATTATGCTCAGCATAAATCAAGTCTCTTAAAATAGATGGTATCCATTAGAAATACTATAGGCAAATATGGGCATTCAATTTTGATTGTACTGTTGATTATTAAAAGCCTTTTACAGTAAAACCTGTCTAAGATGACATGGCCCAAGAAAGTTTCCCACCTATGTCAGACTAATGTAGCACCAAAAGTTTCTCATCGCATTAACCTTAACATCCTTTGTTTAATACGTTTAGGGGTTATTAGATTTTCCTGCTTAAAAAGCACTAAATCTAAACAAAAAATCTTTGTTTTCTATCATAAATCTTAACCCATTACATGCCCCAATACATCCCAAGCATAGTAACCACTTGTTTTGCACACTAAATTTAGGTTGGGGTTTACATGGTTGCTTGGCATGTCAAGCAGTCTAACTTGCCCAATACTTATCAGGACATTCACAGTAACTATGATACTGCAACCAAGGTTATTGTACCATAACATTTAACGTGCACAATATGTATACGGCCATTTATGGTAATTATGGAACTTTGTCCGAGTTTATTCGTCACTTGCTGTTCATTTATTTTCACTTCATGTGTGTTATGTACTATTTTCAGCTAAGTTGACGGTAAATAATAGACGTATATTTCATACGTGTGTTACTTTTTGATAATGCatggtaaaaattaattatgttcatGTGGATAATATTTGTACTCATTTTGAGAAACCTTGTGAGTAAATTTACATCCTTATTTTATGTTACTCTACATTAACATGAACAATATTATAAGTATGATACAATAAATGACAGCTACCGTAGAAAcccaaaaaaattgtatctcgtgaatttaagaaaaattacttaacacaatttaaaaaagggAAATGAGttttaatacaaattaaatgtttcaaaaatttttgaaataacaaatttctttgaaaattattgtattcacaaatttttgtataaattcaaaaatttttaattacctCACCGAGTCTTTTTCATAATTATGAAATAGATAATTGGGAATGCATTGCGACGGCAGAAAGGATTTTAAAAATATCTCGCTCTTGTTTATACgtgttttttcaatatttaagaaAAGagttgttataaaaatttattagaaaaggaacgtaaaatttaaaatgtgattAAACGAACAGCTGCCATGAAAGCTGGAAAGATAACCAAATATATCTGTGGCCCGTGCTGATTCAGGCATTCAGCAGTCAGAACAAAAACTTCCTTTGTTCTATCAACTCGCCCTCGCTCCCAAGCCTTCAAGGGCACGGCAGGATTACGCTAATGTAAAACAACTCAAGTTGACAGATAAAATtacttcaaaatgagaaaaaattaattttcatcaaTCTCccaaatggaatttttaaaaaattctcatttcaTTCTTGCCAATCTTATTAATCTTTATAATGCTAATGAGTTGCATCACGGTCAGGTTTCTCTTGGCCAATCATAGCACTCCTGTGGTTTTTACTGGCTACCTAATCACCCGACTTATGGGTGTTCTTTAAGCTGAGACCACAGCTACAAGAGACCCAAATTAAGTCACCAGAGAATATAACAGGGGTGCGAAGGCCCAGATAAATTATGCTCTAGAACAACAATAATTGCATGACTGCAGGAAAAATATGCATTTTCGAGAAGAAAACACAGTGTGATCATATTTTTCAAGCAAAATATCAGGCTCATTTTTAAACAGACCTCTTAAAACCTAAGCTTACCGCAGGTGAAAAGTTTATACATTACCCTAAGTGAAGGAAGCCTACATTTATTTGTTCAGATAACTTTATGTTTTTAGTAGTCTAGTAACAAGGTACTGCCATTTCAGATAAAATtattaacctttaaaaaaaaaaaattgtcaccatgtgaataagaagtgaaacttcaatgATACAGGTGAAATACTGTATAATAACATATATGAGAGTGCAAGTACTTCTGTGCACAACTGAGCAAGTATGCAATATGGCAAGTGTGCTAGAATGCAACATCATTGAGTGCCCTACCCCTTATTTGACATTGAGTTCCCCACTCCTTAttgctacactttttttttgtcttctcaGAATTACGCTGTGTGACAAGTTCATTGTCTCGAAGAAACCCACCATctgtgaagaagtttcacttcgaaaaaGATTTACTCACCACTCAGAGCATGATGAGGTTCTCTGCCACAGCGAGGTTGAAGAGAAAATTGTCGAGCGCAGGCGGCAGATTCCTCTCTTTGAGATACTCGACGCTCACCATTTGCTTGCCTTCAGGGGTCGTTACGGTGGCTACAGACCTGCCAACCCACGCACCAGCATGTCAGACCCAGCATTGGCAGCGTTAGCAACTAACACAATACCTGTACTTTGCCCAATGCCCAATGCCTTCTGCATAGAAGTGAAAAGGACAACACAATACCATTCGTtaaggacaagattttatggtgaatcacaagtaaaaaaaaaatcatctgaaattttaaatattactccATACAGCACCCAAATCCCTTAAAAcctttaattaataacatttttaacaaaaCGTAAATCAAACCACAAAAATGTGATATTTTGATGCATTAAAGTCGGTGATTTTAATTTTAGACTTAGGTTCATACCAAAATGTATGGACCATATGcatagaaaaatattaattctattAGTGTTTGTACTTGTATATCTTAATAACTCATTCGTTACATTATTTATGttggtgcatttttttttaaacacacaaatgcatgaagatttatttttaccattataaGTAAAACAATAATACCAAACTAGACTGATTTGAAAACAGTATTTAATTAAACATGaaactataaaatcttgtctTTACCAACTGTGCATGCCAGCTGATCTGAAGATTTTAAAATCTGCTCCTCGCAGTCACCCCTGTCGTCAACTGGACATAACACAACTAGAACATATCCTGACTCACACTTTTTCCAACTAACAGCATTCTGAGAAAAAGTGTCTTGTGTTTTAATACCGCACTGACTAAAATAAAAcagcaagatttcaaaagtattcGGCCAACTGTATCGCACATCAGCCCTATATGCaaaggtatttttaaaattaatttttttttggatctgAGTGGACCTCAGAGCCACCAGTTGGGCATTCTGaccaaacaaaacacaaaactgtAAATACCTAGAGACAGGGCCAAAATaggagatttctgtgttattgttttttaaatccgtttattaaaaaaagatagCATATTGCCGAGcaaatatgatacttaaatgttccatgatactaatttcaccaaaacagtgtcattttgacttaTACGTGATACATTTTCTCaaaataatgatttgtaataactaataagcatgtataacttttcagaataaataaaataaatctgttaggtatttctgtgtttgaaaaatgttctcaggacataatgtaaaaatgagtaactaataacTGTTCgagattaaaaaaagtaaacttttaccaatcttttttattaaattgtggtaCCAATGTCacactaaataaattattctttattgaatttaatatttaaatgtttaggTATTTGTCATTAAAGTtgagttttgattgaaaatgcggattatttttataattttaactgcATTTCGGGGCTTTGTTATAATTTTGGTGTTATACATGATGTATTGAcattgacatgcttttcagtgttattttgattttatcgcaCAACACACATAATCTTGCCCCTAGTAATAACATATCCAAACAGCATGATTAAATGTATCatataatacagtttaaatatactttaatcaTTCAAAGAGAGGAAACTGAGTATGAGCCAATCCACaagtacaaaattaaatttcacataatttcaatttaatattgCTGAAAATTTTCCACCCTGCTTACATCAGAAGCAAACAGGCCAACAAACGACACAAAATATAACAGAAATCAGGCCAGTTCatagcttatttttttaaatctgtaactatttttaaataatttagccaAGAACTTAAGTAATTGATTATTTAAGACTGTTGTGTGTTTTATATGtatctattttaaaaattcaactatTACCATAGTTGTTTCTTGCTATTGCAAAAATACTTActccaaataatttttaaaattttaaccacCTCTCTACAACCAGCCTCTTTGTTAAAAATgtagtaaaaatacaaaaataataatgttattaactGTACAAAATTCCTCCAACATTATTTTTGCTCATTCATAACATCCCTTTTAAAGCCTCAAATGCTTCATCAATTCTCATATTTGTTTAGCTATTTTTAAAAGTTGTGCGTTCCATCTGTTTTTTAAGTTCTGCACAAATACTGTACATTATATTTGGTTGGACAATTTATACATTATTCTTcacaatattagtttaattttaatctatattctacaatttatattatattctaaaattatattaccattacattaacaataaaaaaagggggttgtctgtaaagtcggtttttaaggacaataattttacgtgataactacataagaaaacattgatgaaaaattgcatacttttatgaattgaaatgaattattatcactgaattatcattattttgtgtaatacaaagaaggagttaattgaaaattacaatttttttcatggaatactaaataaaagcagatGACTTATTATAtgatcgtttatatgagataataattttttagtcaaaattgtaacataacctattattactgcactggccgaccgatgctactttttttttaataatcaaagaacaaatatatgagattatatcgctaatcaaattcttaaaatgcaagaattaattaccttttttgcagcaattgttgtaataaacaatggaaaccactttaacttttcacttcactttataaacagttgaaaaacagttcacgtgtaggttgtgtgctgccgctgtctctcttctactcggatgCATCgtccgatggagtggaagagagatagatgcgtcacgaGCCGATTGTGCCTCTAttgcttgttccgcgctctcgcttgcacgctcggcccaggcggaacgtgacaatgagtcattctttttcgtgcgtgcagccggcgttcatcgatttataagacgttataacgtcaaaaagAATGAAGCAAAAGTTTATTATCTCTCCTTTTTCTCCCTTTTATTTTTACCTTAGCTGCTGTAGCAAGTCTCTGGTTTTGTCTGCGATCTCCCTCACCATCTGCTGCTCTGAGACTTGGTTGTTGCTTGCCAGCTGAACCATGAACACAGCTATGTCTTTATGTACCTTTGTCATTGCCATGctctctagaaaaaaaaaaaagaaaacttgaaTTATTAGAATACCTTTATTACACactatttatttatgtgtaacatcttaggtcTCTGTATATGTCAATTGGTGAGAGTAATTTCTCGAAtccgacggaagtcaaggaatggaaatgtgtaacaaccatgaCGGTGCTGCCATCAGTGGTGGATGGTGCaaaccagagttcacaaagacaaagggaaacttggtagtattaactgtttgattaaaTTTGAACAATATAgggagtattttaattaaatttcttgttgaaaatcagatccaaagctggggtatagtattttttcaagtatttttaacttttgtcGGAGAAATTTCACTATACAGTATAAAATTTTGTNNNNNNNNNNNNNNNNNNNNNNNNNNNNNNNNNNNNNNNNNNNNNNNNNNNNNNNNNNNNNNNNNNNNNNNNNNNNNNNNNNNNNNNNNNNNNNNNNNNNNNNNNNNNNNNNNNNNNNNNNNNNNNNNNNNNNNNNNNNNNNNNNNNNNNNNNNNNNNNNNNNNNNNNNNNNNNNNNNNNNNNNNNNNNNNNNNNNNNNNNNNNNNNNNNNNNNNNNNNNNNNNNNNNNNNNNNNNNNNNNNNNNNNNNNNNNNNNNNNNNNNNNNNNNNNNNNNNNNNNNNNNNNNNNNNNNNNNNNNNNNNNNNNNNNNNNNNNNNNNNNNNNNNNNNNNNNNNNNNNNNNNNNNNNNNNNNNNNNNNNNNNNNNNNNNNNNNNNNNNNNNNNNNNNNNNNNNNNNNNNNNNNNNNNNNNNNNNNNNNNNNNNNNNNNNNNNNNNNNNNNNNNNNNNNNNNNNNNNNNNNNNNNNNNNNNNNNNNNNNNNNNNNNNNNNNNNNNNNNNatgattttttttttatgagtaatgaccatattttcattaataaacaggattcataatataaaaaaaattgaaccaacCTATTTTTTATATCGAAATTggcttaaaaattaaaccataataCAGTAGTCTCCCATTAATTCAAACCTCACCAACCTGAAAATCTGGATAATACAACCATTTTTAGggtaaaaataaagaattatatcTTGAACTGTtttgtattttaaacattatttttgatgTCTCCCCCCCCAACTATCAGCAAGTTTAGTGATTTCGTGCTTTTAAGAGTGTTATAGGCTGTCATGATAACTTAATGCTTATAGAGAAGTATTTTACTATACGCTCTTGTTTTACGTTATTCGACCAATCCAAAATTATGGTTATCCGAACAGATCTCACCCCAattcataggcgtacccaggattttttttgggggggggggggggggtttactacCAGATattattcgggggggggggggggggggtgtttgagaGAGGGGGCTTctgattttttaagaaaaactccataaacaccaaaaaataattgtttagaataaacttttttaagcttacaaactATTTGCAGaagaattattcaattttttttttttttggaaaattcagTAACCCCATTCTCCGGGTCGATGTGGATGTTTTAGTGGACATTCAGTAAGGCCAATCCATTCAGTCTGTCCTGAGATATGGTGTTCCGCAGATaggattttaatcttcttaagcaaGAAAATGTTCTCTCCGGAGTTGCCGTTGAGACGGGAAGGGTCGCCAAGACTTTTcgggggtgggagggggaggttgaacccccaaaacaccccatcctgggtacgcctatgcccCAATTAGTTCGGATGAGATCCCACCAACGAGGGAAGCCCCGCCAGGCACTTACCGGCCTCCGAGTCGAGTATGTCGGTGGTGTATATCTTCCAGGGGTGGCGCGTGGTGGCGGTTGTGTTTGTCACGTGGTACAGGTCGACGTGGAGGAGAGCGTCCGTGTCGTCGGAGCTCTGGTCACCGAGCCAGCCGAGGAACACCGAGCCCGCCACCGGCGACGAGAACCTCGCCTCCGCGAACTTCTCGTCCGCGTTACCGGAcacctgttcccccccccccccccacaacgtTTGTCAGTTCTTTTCCATGTGCGGACAAAAGCTCTTCGCGCACCCTCCTTCACATCACACCCACTCACAGCTTCAGAACTCAACTGCGCTGCACTGCAATCTTGAAATagcttttaaaatataatatagggtgtcttctgaacaaaaaaaaaaacccctatGTTCATCTCAATACTCCAGGGTTCTCACAATTCTTACTTCTGCTCATTCCCCTGTTTTCCCTGTcacatataacattttttttcccctgtctcAACGGTCTACATGGCAAAATAACAGATACCTACCTGTACTAAAATAAAAACCAGAGCAAGGCATGATTCGACGTCGGGATAAAATCATAAGTGTTTTGTACtaacatgtaatttaattatcaatctCTTAAGTACAATGGTCACATTATGTCATTTTATGTGATCAAGGCTTAATTTACATCATTATTATGTAAACAACGTTTCATTAAAATGTACTTCATACCGTACAGTTTCATAATAATATCGGCATGATTTTTCCctaaatttgtttttgaaatttaCGTTGTTAGTAATGTACATGCAtgtataaatgtttatatttgatGTTCTATATTCTAGAGCACACAAATCCATGTGGGATCCACggagtgaaataaataaataaatagataaattttttaaaaaagggaattttttttgcaaattttttgctCTATTTTTGGCACTGTCCACTTTTTTGTCACAAGCTGCAGgcttatgctaaaaaaaaaatgtataaaaatatatgatGTTAGTATTTAATTCCATGACTGTGGAAGGAAACCTGCCGACTCTGGCCGCACTCTAGAGGCTCCACCAGAACACTCGGCCGGTGCCGGCGACGCTCACCGTGATGGTGCCGCAGGCGACGCCCGTGCTTTCCCCCGCCGCCTGCAGCACCAGGGACTTGCCCCAGAGCCCCTCCTCCCCCGTCAGGGGCATATCCGCCCTCGGCACCTCCAGCTGCGACGAGCCATTGGCCGGGAGGCTCAGCGGTCCGAGCTTCTCGTCCAGCGCGTACACGCTGGAACATGTGCCAGCCCCGTGGTTGGCTCACATTCACTGCAACCTGGAGGCTCGTCTACTGTGGTACTAACAGAGCGATCGAAAGATGTACAGGAGAGAGGCGGCGAAAATCCCCGAGGCCCGGGCACCAGAAGGGCCAAGATTGAATttcgagaaatatttttttacgtgtgCTTTCGCTTTTACCCAGATATGAATGAAACATGTATCGCTAACAGAATTCAATTGGAAAATTTACGATCAGGGCAGTACGCGCGAATATAGGTATGCATGCTTTCAGTTTTATGGCCATGGTAACGtttagtctttaatttttttttgctgtgggcTTTTTTTAGTTCCAGGCTTTCGAAACTTGTACATTAGGTAACGGGCAGAGGCCGGACCAGATTAAGTGCCGCCTGGCCCTTTCTTCAGATGCAAAGGATGCAAAGCCAGGAGTTAGCCAACTTACAAACTTTCTTCGTTTCGACCAACTCCTCCACTTTTTAGTCGTTAACTTTTGAAGCAGTGATGGAGAGTAGCATCTTCTCCAAAATGTTGTTGAATTCACGTATCTTATGTGACAAATGTGAATTATCAAAAGCCTCCTGCCCAGGGAATAGTGGACATTTAGAATGCCAACGTTTAAACCTAGAAATTGGAGCAATGATTTGGCTccagaaaagaaaactaaacattttatatttggtttttattcaactttttaaataatttttttaaagtcagttgtttgatttaattaaaacaagtcgtaaatacataattttattaaaagcaTGAAACACAATGTCAAGTTTGTCACACATGTGTGAAccagcattaaatatagactatttGGATGAGGCATGTCGGTATGTAATGGGGAGGAAATATAATATTGTAGCCCACTAAAGATTACAATAATTCTTCCAAAATAAAATCACTGTAACTGTGTGTAGCTAGGTTGCTATAACtgtctctttctttctctcttttttttaaatcctgaaagGGAGGGGTCAAGACCTCCGTCCCCTCAGCTTCAAGCCAAGGAACATTTTTTCTGTCAGTATGATTGGAGTTGTTGT includes these proteins:
- the LOC134536509 gene encoding uncharacterized protein LOC134536509 is translated as MKKFCCHVRWLLFMLGVQRACALRLTAHLSQSGLHGTVSFGHEPGGPVVVKMSLQSVHEASEWSWSVRRLPVDYLSLAGRCDHDKLGDVVYALDEKLGPLSLPANGSSQLEVPRADMPLTGEEGLWGKSLVLQAAGESTGVACGTITVSGNADEKFAEARFSSPVAGSVFLGWLGDQSSDDTDALLHVDLYHVTNTTATTRHPWKIYTTDILDSEAGKCLAGLPSLVGSHPN